A genomic segment from Thermotoga neapolitana DSM 4359 encodes:
- a CDS encoding proton-conducting transporter membrane subunit — translation MTASLITLMVLSVVVYFISKMNWKLGTIVNFLVGLFSMFYVFTLKIGFSETIVLFGQKLYFEWTDVSFYFSMVSLMVIVAIMFFSIRWLETQRYRAAFNMFVLMVTAGSLGVFMAADLITLYIFWEIAVLSSLLVVPMGKEEAKRAAVVYAVMSAVGTYAFLYGAFLIYQRYGTFRISSVVQSMVNDTSTGFKLAVFLLLSLAGIAKSGIFPLHTWIRKTYALSPDAFSSILSGQLSKLGNYIFTLVIAVVPSLKVFSDLIVYSNVPLPNYLLITLGNISIVIGTLMAIKQDDMKMLMAFSSVANGGYILVGLGTMDPLGFEGGMFHIFNHAVASAVIFMAFAAVIYRTKTSKISEMGGLIHKMPITFLAYLFSIISLAGIPPMSGFISKWMIYQALVRKGMFITAFLAFFGSIGSFLYVFRPLAGVFLGQLPKKYREVREAPVVMLVPMALLVLVSFFLGVWPFPVLQTIENIRMDLGVATSFKIVDRENWLIRGFAGSWNTVLVFSLFLTGFVVAYILYSLFPRARKVDLMAPHREEGTPLNVYTGGEFIYSPDLYHYNTNFYAGFERMYRNHPSWEGITSAIGKLFHDIGEWFHRWFFASSASVYTFWVVATLLLIFWVRW, via the coding sequence GTGACAGCGAGCCTCATCACCCTGATGGTACTGTCCGTTGTGGTGTACTTCATCTCAAAAATGAACTGGAAGTTAGGAACCATCGTGAACTTCCTTGTCGGTCTTTTTTCGATGTTCTACGTCTTCACTTTGAAAATTGGATTTTCAGAGACGATCGTACTGTTCGGTCAAAAGCTGTACTTTGAGTGGACAGACGTTTCTTTTTACTTCTCGATGGTCAGTCTCATGGTGATAGTTGCCATCATGTTCTTTTCGATCAGATGGCTTGAGACTCAAAGATACCGCGCGGCCTTCAACATGTTCGTGCTCATGGTAACGGCAGGATCGCTTGGTGTGTTCATGGCAGCCGATCTGATCACACTCTACATCTTCTGGGAAATAGCGGTTCTGTCCTCTTTGCTCGTTGTTCCCATGGGAAAAGAAGAAGCAAAAAGAGCAGCGGTTGTTTACGCCGTCATGAGTGCTGTGGGAACGTACGCTTTTCTTTACGGGGCGTTCCTCATATACCAGAGATACGGGACGTTCAGGATATCATCCGTGGTTCAGAGTATGGTGAATGACACATCAACTGGTTTCAAACTGGCCGTGTTTTTGCTACTGTCTCTGGCTGGCATCGCAAAGAGTGGAATATTCCCGTTGCATACGTGGATAAGGAAGACTTATGCTCTTTCCCCTGATGCGTTCTCTTCTATCCTCTCTGGACAGCTTTCAAAACTGGGTAACTACATCTTCACCCTCGTCATCGCTGTCGTGCCCTCTTTGAAGGTCTTCTCAGACCTGATCGTTTACTCGAATGTTCCTCTACCAAACTACCTTCTCATCACCTTAGGAAACATCTCCATCGTCATCGGAACTCTCATGGCGATAAAGCAGGATGACATGAAGATGCTCATGGCTTTTTCTTCGGTTGCAAACGGTGGTTACATACTGGTAGGTCTTGGCACGATGGATCCACTGGGCTTCGAAGGAGGAATGTTCCACATCTTCAACCACGCCGTTGCTTCTGCGGTTATATTCATGGCCTTCGCTGCCGTCATCTACAGAACAAAAACCTCGAAAATAAGCGAAATGGGTGGATTGATCCATAAGATGCCTATCACTTTTCTTGCGTATCTTTTCTCCATAATTTCCCTTGCCGGAATTCCTCCGATGAGTGGCTTCATCTCGAAGTGGATGATCTACCAGGCACTGGTCAGAAAGGGTATGTTCATAACCGCTTTCTTGGCATTCTTTGGATCGATAGGATCTTTCCTATACGTCTTCAGGCCACTTGCAGGGGTATTCCTCGGTCAACTTCCAAAAAAATACAGAGAGGTCAGAGAAGCACCTGTTGTGATGCTTGTTCCGATGGCACTTCTTGTTCTCGTCAGTTTCTTTCTCGGTGTGTGGCCGTTTCCGGTGCTCCAGACAATCGAAAACATCAGAATGGATCTGGGTGTAGCCACCTCGTTCAAAATAGTGGATCGGGAAAACTGGCTCATAAGAGGTTTTGCTGGAAGCTGGAACACGGTTCTTGTGTTCTCGCTGTTTCTCACCGGGTTCGTTGTGGCGTACATCCTGTACTCCCTCTTCCCAAGAGCCAGAAAGGTCGACCTCATGGCACCTCACAGAGAAGAAGGAACTCCTCTCAACGTCTACACGGGAGGCGAATTCATATACAGCCCGGATCTCTACCACTACAACACGAACTTCTACGCCGGCTTTGAAAGGATGTACAGAAATCATCCATCCTGGGAAGGCATCACCAGTGCGATCGGAAAACTCTTCCACGACATCGGGGAATGGTTTCACAGATGGTTCTTTGCGTCCTCTGCTTCCGTTTACACCTTCTGGGTTGTTGCAACCTTACTTCTCATATTCTGGGTGAGGTGGTGA
- a CDS encoding NuoB/complex I 20 kDa subunit family protein, whose product MKERTVWERIADALRSRSIWMLHYCTGCGAVELPPSMTSRFDMERFGIAPMATPRQADILLITGYLNTKTLRRVIYTYEQMPDPKYVVGFGSCTINGGIYFDSYATVNRLDYYIPVDVYIAGCMPRPEAILEAFNYLMEKIRKGEADGWKRYRENYEWYKQNQIRSLGEVYVHDEFHE is encoded by the coding sequence ATGAAAGAAAGAACAGTTTGGGAAAGAATCGCAGACGCCCTCAGGTCGAGATCCATATGGATGCTTCACTACTGCACCGGCTGTGGTGCTGTGGAACTTCCACCGTCCATGACGTCCAGGTTCGACATGGAAAGATTCGGAATAGCCCCCATGGCAACGCCGAGGCAGGCAGACATACTGCTCATCACGGGATATCTGAACACCAAGACACTGCGAAGGGTGATCTACACCTACGAGCAGATGCCCGATCCAAAGTACGTCGTGGGCTTTGGAAGCTGCACCATAAACGGTGGTATATACTTCGACTCCTACGCAACGGTGAACAGGCTCGATTACTACATACCCGTCGATGTGTATATAGCCGGCTGCATGCCAAGGCCAGAAGCAATTCTTGAGGCCTTCAACTACCTGATGGAGAAGATCAGAAAAGGAGAAGCGGACGGCTGGAAAAGGTACAGGGAGAACTACGAGTGGTACAAACAGAATCAGATCCGCTCCCTTGGGGAGGTGTACGTACATGACGAATTCCATGAATGA
- a CDS encoding NADH-quinone oxidoreductase subunit C: MTNSMNEALEKLKVFQPEVEEIDEREAKISVAPDRVISVLETLKSLGYSHLSLMTCVDWIEDSQFELVYILFSWRDGGKFIVSTRIDRNNPVFVTVKEIWPVARFYEREIHEFFGVEFLGNDDMKPLFLELWDDKPPLRKDFDPLEYSKRKFPGREYKKDVVAEAKRMFRGEING, translated from the coding sequence ATGACGAATTCCATGAATGAAGCACTGGAGAAGTTGAAGGTCTTCCAACCGGAAGTGGAAGAGATAGATGAAAGAGAGGCAAAGATCTCTGTGGCACCGGACAGGGTCATCTCTGTGCTGGAAACCCTGAAATCTCTTGGTTATTCCCACCTCTCTCTGATGACCTGCGTGGACTGGATCGAGGACAGTCAGTTCGAACTCGTGTACATCCTCTTTTCCTGGAGAGACGGTGGAAAGTTCATCGTATCAACCAGGATAGACAGGAACAATCCAGTGTTCGTTACGGTGAAAGAAATCTGGCCCGTAGCCAGGTTCTACGAAAGGGAAATCCATGAATTCTTCGGTGTGGAGTTCCTTGGAAACGACGATATGAAACCTCTCTTTCTCGAACTCTGGGATGACAAACCACCACTCAGAAAAGATTTCGATCCTCTCGAGTACTCGAAGAGAAAGTTTCCTGGAAGAGAGTACAAAAAGGACGTCGTTGCGGAGGCAAAAAGGATGTTCAGAGGTGAGATCAATGGGTGA
- a CDS encoding Na(+)/H(+) antiporter subunit B, whose product MRRVFAALISILLVYMMVSFLAVLEPYGKVDLSRRVSVHYLAKDVNEVEPAEWIEGKVQVPSERKIYGESNLEDGSANVVTSIVVNYRSFDTLGEVTVLLAAAIGIGLVLRGTKRMKYGRNPNFILRVSTGILLPLILMFGTYVFIHGHLSPGGGFPGGTILAAGVLLLYLSNEEFSLKEKVAKFLEGSMGSLYVILGLAGLVTGGAFLYNFLSNGRVGDLFSAGVVPIVYIVIGLKVGSELSGVISEIHREGE is encoded by the coding sequence CTGATATCGATACTTCTGGTCTACATGATGGTATCTTTCCTCGCCGTGCTCGAGCCTTACGGAAAGGTAGATCTCTCCAGGAGGGTTTCAGTTCACTATCTGGCAAAAGATGTAAACGAGGTCGAGCCTGCAGAATGGATCGAAGGGAAAGTTCAGGTACCATCCGAAAGGAAAATTTACGGTGAAAGCAATCTGGAAGACGGCAGTGCCAACGTTGTAACATCGATCGTTGTCAATTACAGATCCTTCGATACCCTCGGCGAAGTAACCGTTCTTCTTGCCGCAGCCATCGGTATAGGGCTTGTCCTTCGCGGAACGAAGAGAATGAAATACGGAAGAAATCCCAACTTCATTCTCAGGGTGAGCACCGGAATACTTCTTCCCCTGATACTGATGTTTGGAACCTATGTGTTCATACACGGACATCTCTCACCGGGCGGAGGATTCCCCGGAGGAACTATCCTTGCAGCAGGTGTTCTTCTTCTTTACCTTTCAAACGAGGAATTCTCCCTGAAAGAAAAAGTAGCCAAATTTCTTGAGGGATCCATGGGAAGTCTCTACGTGATATTGGGCCTTGCTGGCCTGGTCACCGGTGGGGCGTTTCTTTACAACTTTCTCTCGAACGGGAGAGTAGGAGATCTCTTCAGTGCCGGTGTTGTTCCCATCGTCTACATCGTCATAGGTCTCAAGGTCGGATCGGAACTCTCCGGTGTCATCTCGGAGATACATCGAGAAGGAGAGTGA
- a CDS encoding sodium:proton antiporter — MVYMISIILMGVGVYGLLTQKNLFKHLVSLTIIDTAVNIFIIALGYTGGEAPIYTEKFSYFSFNFVDPLPQALVLTAIVIGVGVLALGASLLVRIKEKHSSIDIEDMKGVKE; from the coding sequence ATGGTGTACATGATATCCATTATCCTGATGGGTGTGGGAGTCTATGGCCTTCTCACACAGAAAAATTTATTCAAACACCTTGTGTCCCTCACGATCATCGACACAGCCGTGAACATCTTCATCATCGCACTGGGTTACACCGGTGGAGAAGCACCCATATACACAGAGAAATTTTCCTACTTTTCTTTCAATTTCGTTGACCCACTGCCACAGGCACTCGTTCTCACAGCCATCGTCATAGGTGTAGGGGTCCTCGCCCTTGGAGCATCCCTTCTTGTTCGAATCAAAGAGAAACACTCTTCAATCGACATAGAGGACATGAAAGGAGTGAAAGAATGA
- a CDS encoding respiratory chain complex I subunit 1 family protein: protein MLKAMFNLVLAFFLVLSLEGIARKIVARVQRRIGPPWYQNFIDVFKALSKHPFSNGWIFDFGVIMALGGAIATAMLMPLGSLKWTPFPNTDNFFVIVYLFTVGALGMAMGMVGSGNPWASIGISRALTQMLGYELPFLVVMASVIFNYKTASIHQLVALQSGKWNLFVMPLGAVVAFISLIGMMGKKPFDIAIAPAEIASGPMVELSGKYLGLLQIMHDFSLFVEISLFVNVFLGGGSLGWFLIKFVVVWVLAVLISAVLPRFRIEQMLKFYWGVPLGLAFLNALFVLFGLTL, encoded by the coding sequence ATGCTCAAGGCAATGTTCAACCTGGTTCTTGCCTTCTTTCTTGTTCTTTCTCTCGAAGGAATAGCACGAAAGATAGTCGCAAGGGTTCAGAGAAGAATAGGGCCTCCGTGGTATCAGAACTTCATAGACGTCTTCAAGGCGTTGTCCAAACATCCCTTCAGCAACGGATGGATCTTCGATTTCGGTGTCATCATGGCACTCGGAGGAGCAATAGCCACGGCCATGCTCATGCCACTCGGCTCCCTCAAATGGACCCCATTCCCCAACACAGACAACTTCTTCGTCATCGTGTACCTGTTCACCGTCGGTGCACTCGGAATGGCCATGGGCATGGTAGGAAGCGGAAACCCCTGGGCATCGATCGGTATCAGCAGGGCTCTCACCCAGATGCTTGGCTACGAACTTCCGTTTCTCGTGGTCATGGCATCCGTCATTTTCAATTACAAGACTGCTTCAATTCATCAACTCGTGGCACTGCAAAGTGGAAAATGGAACCTCTTCGTCATGCCACTCGGTGCCGTCGTGGCCTTCATATCCCTCATAGGAATGATGGGAAAAAAGCCCTTCGACATAGCGATCGCACCGGCGGAGATCGCCTCGGGACCGATGGTGGAACTCTCCGGAAAATACCTTGGACTCCTTCAAATCATGCACGATTTCTCACTCTTTGTGGAGATCTCACTCTTTGTGAACGTCTTCCTTGGAGGAGGTAGTCTTGGCTGGTTTCTCATCAAGTTCGTGGTCGTGTGGGTACTGGCCGTTTTGATCTCCGCCGTTCTTCCGAGGTTCAGAATAGAACAGATGCTGAAGTTCTACTGGGGTGTTCCTCTTGGACTTGCCTTTTTGAACGCACTCTTCGTGCTCTTCGGTTTGACCCTTTGA
- a CDS encoding complex I subunit 5 family protein, translated as MISLLVAIPLLAAFLSLFLKKISGVLFFLSALVNLTIIFMERFPNAVSIHPMGNWKPPFGINLVLDNASFYAVLIINLIFFLVSLLPETTKKNYETSLMLLMAATNGFVLTGDLFNSFVFMEIITITAVTIASKRENFYNAYKYLILGGVAGSLYLLATIFVYGTAGSLNMAHVAMVGLSSGSLVAVTTLYTIGLGVEAKLFPLNGWVSGVYGGNELAPVVLGTSVSFAALYMVGRLFGTVFQGSGAEVLYTLSLITILAGEFAALRQTSLLKTFAYSSVAQAGIVIAMISKGTETSMNLAYFHLTNDVVAKFVIFLVAGFLVYNYEDLNGIFKKHRVLGVSFSMATFSLVGFPLFAGFQSKIRIIMETFSSNDLLLPAVLLLATAIEVGYVIRWNVKLWFGEETQEDKTPAPFTVGLFAMILAAFLVFVFVKPEVALSGTQKMAEALIDTEGYIKGVLFSTRGGM; from the coding sequence ATGATCAGCCTGCTCGTGGCCATCCCACTCCTCGCCGCGTTCCTTTCACTCTTTTTGAAGAAGATATCCGGAGTTCTTTTCTTTCTGTCGGCCCTTGTCAACCTGACGATTATCTTCATGGAGCGCTTCCCGAACGCTGTAAGTATACATCCCATGGGAAACTGGAAACCTCCCTTCGGTATAAACCTTGTTCTGGACAACGCGAGTTTCTACGCGGTGCTGATAATAAACCTGATCTTTTTTCTTGTTTCTCTGTTACCTGAGACGACAAAGAAAAACTATGAAACTTCCCTCATGTTGCTCATGGCAGCCACAAACGGATTTGTGCTGACAGGGGATCTCTTCAACTCGTTTGTTTTCATGGAAATAATCACCATAACAGCTGTCACGATAGCCTCGAAGAGAGAAAATTTCTACAACGCCTACAAATACCTGATCCTCGGTGGTGTTGCGGGTTCACTCTATCTTCTCGCAACGATCTTCGTTTACGGCACTGCCGGGAGTTTGAACATGGCACACGTTGCCATGGTGGGCCTTTCAAGTGGATCTCTTGTGGCTGTGACCACACTCTACACGATCGGACTCGGCGTGGAGGCAAAACTCTTTCCGTTGAACGGCTGGGTTTCTGGTGTTTACGGTGGAAACGAACTTGCACCGGTGGTTCTTGGAACCTCCGTTTCCTTTGCAGCACTGTACATGGTTGGAAGACTCTTTGGCACGGTGTTTCAGGGTAGCGGAGCGGAGGTTCTGTACACGCTGTCTCTGATCACGATTCTGGCTGGAGAATTCGCCGCACTCAGGCAGACCAGTCTTTTGAAGACCTTCGCCTACTCCAGTGTTGCCCAAGCAGGAATTGTGATAGCGATGATATCGAAGGGAACGGAAACTTCCATGAATCTCGCCTATTTCCATCTGACGAACGATGTGGTAGCAAAGTTTGTCATCTTCCTCGTTGCGGGCTTTCTTGTCTACAACTACGAAGATCTGAACGGTATCTTCAAAAAACACAGGGTGCTGGGTGTCTCTTTCAGCATGGCAACCTTCTCTCTGGTAGGATTTCCACTGTTTGCGGGCTTTCAGAGCAAAATCAGGATCATCATGGAGACGTTTTCATCAAACGATCTTCTCTTGCCCGCCGTTTTACTTTTGGCCACGGCAATCGAGGTTGGTTATGTGATCAGATGGAACGTGAAACTGTGGTTCGGTGAGGAAACACAGGAGGACAAAACACCCGCACCTTTTACCGTGGGACTTTTTGCAATGATACTTGCCGCTTTTCTTGTCTTTGTTTTTGTAAAGCCTGAAGTTGCGCTTTCCGGAACACAAAAGATGGCAGAAGCCCTCATCGACACAGAAGGTTACATCAAGGGCGTTCTCTTCTCAACCAGGGGAGGGATGTGA